A genomic window from Streptomyces sp. NBC_01429 includes:
- the purB gene encoding adenylosuccinate lyase — MTAKPRIPNVLAGRYASAELAVLWSPEQKVKLERQLWLAVLRAQRDLGIEVPEAALADYERVLDQVDLASIAEREKVTRHDVKARIEEFNALAGHEQVHKGMTSRDLTENVEQLQIRLSLELMRDRTVAVLARLGKLSGEYGELVMAGRSHNVAAQATTLGKRFATAADELLVAYGRLEDLLGRYPLRGIKGPVGTAQDMLDLLGGDTAKLAELERRIAGHLGFAQAFTSVGQVYPRSLDYDVVTALVQLAAAPSSVAKTVRLMAGHELVTEGFKPGQVGSSAMPHKMNTRSCERVNGLMVILRGYASMTGELAGDQWNEGDVSCSVVRRVALPDAFFALDGLLETFLTVLDEFGAFPAVVARELDRYLPFLATTKVLMGAVRAGVGREAAHEVIKEHAVASALAMRERGAERNELLDLLAADERMPLDRAELDALMADKLSFTGAAEDQIATVVGRVDEIVKRHPEAAGYTPGSIL, encoded by the coding sequence GTGACTGCCAAGCCTCGTATCCCCAATGTCCTTGCCGGCCGCTATGCCTCGGCGGAGCTGGCCGTGCTGTGGTCCCCCGAGCAGAAGGTGAAGCTGGAGCGTCAGCTGTGGCTCGCCGTGCTGCGGGCGCAGCGGGACCTGGGCATCGAGGTGCCCGAGGCCGCCCTCGCCGACTACGAGCGCGTGCTCGACCAGGTCGATCTGGCGTCGATCGCCGAGCGCGAGAAGGTCACCCGGCACGATGTGAAGGCGCGCATCGAGGAGTTCAACGCCCTCGCCGGCCATGAGCAGGTCCACAAGGGCATGACCTCGCGGGATCTCACGGAGAACGTCGAGCAGCTCCAGATCCGGCTCTCGCTGGAGCTGATGCGCGACCGTACGGTGGCGGTGCTGGCGCGGCTCGGAAAGCTGTCCGGCGAGTACGGCGAGCTGGTCATGGCCGGCCGGTCGCACAATGTCGCCGCGCAGGCCACCACGCTCGGCAAGCGGTTCGCGACGGCGGCCGACGAGCTGCTCGTGGCGTACGGGCGGCTGGAGGATCTCCTCGGGCGCTACCCGCTGCGCGGCATCAAGGGCCCGGTGGGCACCGCGCAGGACATGCTGGACCTGCTGGGCGGGGACACCGCGAAGCTGGCCGAGCTGGAGCGGCGGATCGCGGGCCATCTCGGCTTCGCGCAGGCGTTCACCTCGGTGGGCCAGGTCTATCCGCGCTCGCTCGACTACGACGTGGTGACCGCGCTGGTGCAGCTGGCGGCGGCGCCGTCGTCGGTCGCGAAGACGGTCCGGCTGATGGCCGGGCACGAGCTGGTGACCGAGGGCTTCAAGCCCGGTCAGGTCGGCTCGTCCGCGATGCCGCACAAGATGAACACGCGCTCCTGCGAGCGGGTCAACGGCCTCATGGTGATCCTGCGCGGCTACGCGTCGATGACCGGCGAGCTGGCGGGCGACCAGTGGAACGAGGGCGACGTCTCCTGCTCGGTGGTCCGCCGGGTGGCGCTGCCCGACGCGTTCTTCGCGCTCGACGGGCTGCTGGAGACGTTCCTGACGGTGCTGGACGAGTTCGGCGCGTTCCCCGCGGTGGTGGCGCGTGAGCTGGACCGCTATCTGCCGTTCCTGGCGACGACGAAGGTGCTGATGGGCGCCGTACGCGCCGGGGTGGGCCGCGAGGCCGCGCACGAGGTCATCAAGGAGCACGCCGTCGCCTCGGCGCTGGCCATGCGCGAGCGGGGGGCCGAGCGCAACGAGCTGCTGGACCTGCTGGCGGCCGACGAGCGCATGCCGCTGGACCGGGCCGAGCTGGACGCGCTGATGGCGGACAAGCTGTCCTTCACGGGCGCGGCGGAGGACCAGATCGCGACGGTCGTCGGCCGGGTCGACGAGATCGTGAAGCGGCACCCCGAGGCGGCGGGCTACACGCCGGGGTCCATCCTGTGA
- a CDS encoding SGNH/GDSL hydrolase family protein encodes METHAEYTSFVALGDSFTEGMSDHLPDGSYRGWADLLAARLAARTPGFRYANLAVRGKLIGQIVEEQVDLAAAMAPDVVTLVGGLNDTLRPKVDMGRVRALLTEAVERLAPACGQLVLMRSPARNGPVVERLRPRMEELFTVVDELAAAHGALVVDLYGAPVLGEQRMWDVDRLHLTAEGHRRVAEAVWQTLGLDAADDWRAPLPPADPARWLARRTSDARFTRQHLGPWVMRRLTGRSSGDGRAAKRPDLLPYGDIAPDQDGPSAQGGPSTGHGTAAQDRASGPS; translated from the coding sequence ATGGAGACGCATGCTGAATACACGAGTTTCGTCGCCCTGGGTGACTCCTTCACCGAGGGCATGTCCGACCATCTGCCCGACGGCTCCTACCGGGGCTGGGCCGATCTGCTCGCGGCGCGGCTCGCCGCCCGTACCCCCGGCTTCCGGTACGCCAATCTGGCCGTGCGCGGCAAGCTCATCGGCCAGATCGTCGAGGAGCAGGTGGACCTCGCGGCGGCGATGGCGCCGGACGTGGTGACGCTGGTCGGCGGGCTCAACGACACGCTGCGGCCCAAGGTCGACATGGGCCGGGTGCGCGCGCTGCTCACGGAGGCCGTGGAGCGGCTCGCCCCGGCGTGCGGGCAGCTCGTACTGATGCGCAGCCCGGCGCGGAACGGTCCGGTGGTGGAGCGCCTGCGGCCGCGTATGGAGGAGCTGTTCACCGTGGTCGACGAGCTGGCGGCGGCGCACGGCGCGCTGGTGGTGGATCTGTACGGGGCGCCGGTCCTCGGCGAGCAGCGGATGTGGGACGTGGACCGGCTGCATCTGACGGCGGAGGGCCACCGCCGGGTGGCCGAGGCGGTCTGGCAGACGCTGGGGCTGGACGCGGCGGACGACTGGCGGGCCCCACTGCCGCCCGCCGACCCCGCGCGGTGGCTCGCGCGGCGGACGAGCGACGCGCGGTTCACCCGGCAGCACCTCGGGCCGTGGGTGATGCGCCGCCTCACCGGGCGCTCCTCGGGGGACGGCCGCGCGGCGAAGCGCCCCGACCTGCTGCCGTACGGGGACATCGCGCCGGATCAGGACGGGCCGTCCGCTCAGGGCGGGCCGTCCACCGGGCACGGGACGGCCGCCCAGGACCGTGCCTCGGGGCCCTCGTAG
- a CDS encoding hemolysin family protein, whose translation MTALQLFAGLLTLVVNAFFVASEFALISVRRSQIEPEAEAGDRRARGVLWGLEHVSALLAAAQLGITLCTLVLGIVAEPAIAHLLEPVFAAVGMPDGLVHPLSFVIALAVATYLHMLLGEMVPKNVALAGPVRAALLLGPPLVGLARALRPVIFTVNAFANGLLKLLRVETRDEVSATSSDDELARMVTDAGHAGLLDDRAAARLHDALELGHRPVRDVVLPLERVVTARLGVTPEALENLAAETGFSRFPVVDPSRRILGYLHVKDALDAAPRDEPFPVSGMRAIARVRAATPLDDVLTAMRRSRTHLAAVLDDDGRLAGLVTMEDVLRELVGRHA comes from the coding sequence ATCACCGCACTCCAGCTGTTCGCCGGGCTGCTGACGCTGGTCGTCAACGCCTTCTTCGTCGCGTCCGAGTTCGCGCTGATCTCCGTGCGCCGCAGCCAGATCGAGCCCGAGGCGGAGGCCGGCGACCGGCGGGCGCGCGGTGTTCTGTGGGGGCTGGAGCATGTGTCGGCGCTGCTGGCGGCGGCGCAGCTGGGCATCACGCTGTGCACGCTGGTGCTGGGGATCGTGGCCGAGCCCGCGATCGCCCATCTGCTGGAGCCCGTCTTCGCTGCGGTCGGGATGCCGGACGGTCTGGTGCACCCGCTCTCGTTCGTGATCGCGCTGGCCGTGGCCACGTATCTGCACATGCTGCTGGGCGAGATGGTCCCGAAGAACGTCGCGCTGGCCGGTCCGGTGCGCGCCGCGCTGCTGCTCGGGCCGCCGCTGGTGGGGCTGGCCCGCGCGCTGCGCCCGGTGATCTTCACGGTCAACGCCTTCGCGAACGGCCTGCTGAAGCTGCTGCGGGTGGAGACCAGGGACGAGGTGTCGGCGACGTCCTCCGACGACGAGCTGGCCCGGATGGTCACGGACGCGGGCCACGCGGGGCTGCTGGACGACCGTGCGGCCGCGCGGCTGCACGACGCGCTGGAGCTGGGACACCGTCCGGTGCGCGATGTGGTGCTGCCGCTGGAGCGGGTGGTGACCGCGCGGCTGGGGGTGACCCCGGAGGCGCTGGAGAACCTGGCCGCCGAGACCGGCTTCTCGCGCTTCCCGGTGGTGGACCCCTCGCGCCGGATCCTGGGCTATCTGCATGTCAAGGACGCGCTGGACGCGGCGCCGCGCGACGAGCCGTTCCCGGTGTCCGGGATGCGGGCGATCGCGCGGGTGCGGGCGGCGACGCCGCTGGACGACGTACTGACCGCGATGCGCCGCAGCCGTACGCATCTGGCGGCGGTGCTGGACGACGACGGGCGGCTGGCTGGGCTGGTCACGATGGAGGACGTGCTGCGGGAGCTGGTGGGCCGGCACGCGTAG